One stretch of Streptomyces sp. NBC_00443 DNA includes these proteins:
- a CDS encoding YciI family protein has product MFVLELTYTAPIEAVDAVLEAHVAWLDEQYARGHFLASGHKNPRDGGVILAVAGDRALVEEIAATDPFVAAGVCAYRITEFCATKTAPELERSRETPD; this is encoded by the coding sequence ATGTTCGTGCTGGAGCTGACGTACACCGCCCCGATCGAGGCCGTCGACGCCGTGCTGGAGGCACATGTGGCGTGGCTCGACGAGCAGTACGCGAGGGGCCACTTCCTGGCGTCCGGGCACAAGAACCCCCGCGACGGCGGGGTGATCCTCGCCGTCGCGGGGGACCGGGCCCTTGTCGAGGAGATCGCCGCGACCGACCCGTTCGTCGCGGCCGGGGTCTGCGCCTACCGCATCACCGAGTTCTGCGCGACCAAGACGGCGCCGGAGCTCGAGCGGTCCCGCGAGACGCCGGACTGA
- a CDS encoding saccharopine dehydrogenase family protein, with amino-acid sequence MTRLDRTDRPYDIVLFGATGFVGILTAEYLAARAPEGLRWAIAGRSKEKLQRLRDRLPDGGKGVGLLEADVSDPASMRRLAEQARVVATTVGPYVTYGEDLVAACADTGADYLDLSGEPEFVDRTYVRHDARARETGARLVHACGFDSVPHDLGAYFTVQQLPEGVPLAVDGFVTVDATFSGGTFASALNQFARGRQMLAAARDRARHEPRLMGRRAQAPTGAPRFAKEVGAWAVPLPTIDPQVVKRSARALDRYGPDFRYRHYAAVRHLPIALGGVAAMGGLFTAAQLPPARRWLSDRLKPGEGPGPEKRAKSWFSVRFVGEGGGRRVFTEVSGGDPGYGETAKMFAEGALSLALDDLPSTAGQVTTAVAMGDALIERLRSAGITFRVAATR; translated from the coding sequence ATGACCAGGCTGGACAGGACGGATCGCCCGTACGACATCGTGCTCTTCGGAGCGACGGGATTCGTCGGGATTCTCACCGCGGAGTACCTGGCCGCGCGGGCGCCCGAGGGGTTGCGCTGGGCGATCGCCGGTCGCAGCAAGGAGAAGCTGCAGCGGCTGCGCGACCGGCTGCCGGACGGCGGCAAGGGGGTCGGGCTGCTGGAGGCGGACGTCTCCGATCCGGCCTCGATGCGCCGTCTTGCCGAGCAGGCGCGCGTGGTGGCCACGACGGTGGGCCCCTATGTGACGTACGGCGAGGACCTCGTCGCGGCCTGCGCGGACACCGGCGCCGACTATCTCGATCTGTCCGGTGAGCCGGAGTTCGTGGACCGGACGTACGTCCGGCACGACGCACGCGCGCGAGAGACGGGTGCGCGGCTGGTGCACGCCTGCGGTTTCGACTCCGTCCCGCACGATCTGGGCGCGTACTTCACCGTCCAGCAGCTGCCGGAGGGCGTGCCGCTGGCGGTGGACGGGTTCGTGACCGTCGATGCCACCTTCTCGGGCGGCACGTTCGCGTCGGCGCTGAACCAGTTCGCGCGCGGGCGTCAGATGCTGGCCGCCGCGCGTGACCGGGCCCGGCACGAGCCGCGGCTGATGGGGCGTCGGGCCCAGGCTCCGACGGGCGCGCCCCGGTTCGCCAAGGAGGTCGGCGCGTGGGCGGTGCCGCTGCCGACGATCGACCCGCAGGTGGTCAAGCGGTCCGCGCGAGCCCTCGACCGCTACGGCCCGGACTTCCGCTACCGCCACTACGCCGCCGTACGGCACCTGCCGATCGCGCTCGGTGGCGTCGCCGCGATGGGCGGCCTCTTCACTGCCGCGCAACTGCCGCCCGCCCGGCGCTGGTTGTCCGACCGGCTCAAGCCGGGCGAGGGACCCGGCCCGGAGAAGCGCGCGAAGAGCTGGTTCTCCGTCCGCTTCGTCGGCGAGGGCGGTGGCCGGCGGGTCTTCACCGAGGTGTCGGGCGGGGACCCCGGGTACGGCGAGACGGCCAAGATGTTCGCCGAGGGGGCGCTGTCCCTGGCCCTGGACGACCTGCCGTCGACGGCCGGGCAGGTCACGACGGCCGTCGCGATGGGAGACGCCCTGATCGAGCGGCTGCGGTCGGCGGGGATCACCTTCCGGGTGGCCGCCACGCGCTGA
- the mmpA gene encoding morphogenic membrane protein MmpA has protein sequence MTTHRSPKPLADPDRPVERAVTAALVLATLAGLGWIVGMIYTIAGWPL, from the coding sequence ATGACGACGCACCGCTCCCCCAAGCCCCTCGCCGACCCCGACCGCCCCGTCGAGCGCGCCGTGACGGCCGCGCTGGTTCTTGCCACGTTGGCCGGGCTCGGCTGGATCGTCGGGATGATCTACACGATCGCCGGGTGGCCGCTCTAG
- a CDS encoding CaiB/BaiF CoA transferase family protein: protein MTTAPTPGHGPLTGVRVVELAGIGPGPFAAMLLADLGADVVRVDRPGGTGLAINTEYDITNRNKRSVIVDLKSADGAARVLDLAARADILIEGNRPGVAERLGVGPEACHARNPRLVYGRMTGWGQEGPLAQRAGHDIAYIALTGTLGMIGSPDEPPAVPANLVGDYAGGSLYLVVGVLAALHHARAGGTGQVVDAAIVDGTSHLAAMIHGMLAAGGWQDRRGANLLDGGCPYYGTYETADGRYMAVGALEPQFYDEFVRLLEIPEHAGARKDWARWGELREAVAARFKARTRDEWTALFEGSDACVAPVLSLHEAPHHPHLAARGTFTEHGGITQPAPAPRFSATPTAVRTGPAQPGADTAGVARDWDVPDLMKGLDVEDAGMKGLE, encoded by the coding sequence ATGACAACGGCACCGACGCCCGGGCACGGCCCGCTCACCGGCGTGCGCGTGGTCGAGCTGGCCGGCATCGGGCCCGGCCCCTTCGCCGCCATGCTCCTGGCCGACCTGGGCGCCGACGTCGTCCGCGTGGACCGGCCCGGCGGCACGGGACTCGCCATCAACACCGAGTACGACATCACCAACCGCAACAAGCGCTCCGTGATCGTCGACCTGAAGTCCGCCGACGGCGCGGCCCGCGTCCTCGACCTCGCCGCCCGCGCCGACATCCTCATCGAGGGCAACCGCCCCGGCGTCGCCGAGCGCCTCGGCGTCGGCCCCGAGGCCTGCCACGCCCGCAACCCCCGCCTCGTCTACGGCCGCATGACCGGCTGGGGCCAGGAGGGGCCGCTGGCCCAACGTGCCGGACACGACATCGCGTACATCGCGCTCACCGGCACCCTCGGCATGATCGGCAGCCCCGACGAGCCCCCGGCGGTCCCCGCCAACCTGGTCGGCGACTACGCGGGCGGCTCCCTCTACCTCGTCGTCGGCGTCCTCGCCGCCCTCCACCACGCGCGCGCGGGCGGCACCGGCCAGGTCGTCGACGCCGCCATCGTCGACGGCACCTCCCACCTCGCCGCGATGATCCACGGCATGCTCGCCGCCGGCGGCTGGCAGGACCGGCGCGGGGCCAACCTCCTGGACGGCGGCTGCCCGTACTACGGCACCTACGAGACCGCCGACGGGCGGTACATGGCCGTGGGCGCCCTGGAGCCGCAGTTCTACGACGAGTTCGTGAGGCTCCTGGAGATCCCCGAGCATGCCGGCGCACGCAAGGACTGGGCCCGCTGGGGCGAGCTGCGCGAGGCGGTCGCGGCGCGCTTCAAGGCCCGTACCCGGGACGAGTGGACGGCCCTCTTCGAAGGGTCCGACGCGTGCGTGGCGCCCGTACTGTCCCTGCACGAGGCCCCGCACCACCCGCACCTGGCGGCCCGCGGCACCTTCACCGAGCACGGCGGCATCACCCAGCCCGCCCCCGCGCCCCGCTTCTCCGCGACCCCCACCGCCGTACGCACCGGCCCCGCCCAGCCGGGCGCCGACACCGCGGGTGTGGCCCGCGACTGGGACGTACCCGACCTGATGAAGGGCCTCGATGTGGAGGACGCCGGTATGAAGGGCCTCGAATGA
- a CDS encoding endonuclease V, whose amino-acid sequence MTTVRIPAGWPATEEEARAVQDELRERVVLDETGPPPGSGHVTGVDVAYDDERDVVAAAAVVLDAATLEVVAEATAVGRISFPYVPGLLAFREIPTVLAALDALPRPPGLVVCDGYGLAHPRRFGLASHLGVLTGLPTIGVAKNPFTFTYDDPAPTRGSSAPLLAGAEEVGRALRTRDTVKPVFVSAGHRVTLPNACAHTLALTPEYRLPETTRRADGLCRRALREATGTGA is encoded by the coding sequence ATGACGACCGTACGCATCCCCGCGGGCTGGCCCGCGACCGAGGAAGAGGCCCGTGCCGTCCAGGACGAGCTGCGCGAAAGGGTGGTGCTCGACGAGACCGGGCCACCGCCCGGATCCGGGCATGTGACCGGCGTCGACGTGGCCTACGACGACGAGCGGGACGTGGTCGCTGCAGCGGCCGTCGTGCTCGACGCCGCGACTCTGGAGGTCGTCGCCGAGGCCACGGCCGTCGGCCGGATCTCCTTCCCGTACGTCCCCGGCCTGCTCGCCTTCCGCGAGATCCCGACCGTGCTGGCCGCCCTCGACGCCCTGCCCCGCCCGCCCGGCCTGGTCGTCTGCGACGGCTACGGCCTCGCCCACCCCCGCCGCTTCGGCCTCGCCAGCCACCTCGGCGTCCTCACCGGCCTGCCCACGATCGGCGTCGCCAAGAACCCGTTCACCTTCACCTACGACGACCCTGCCCCCACGCGCGGATCGTCCGCACCCCTCCTGGCAGGCGCCGAGGAGGTGGGCCGAGCCCTCCGCACCCGTGACACCGTCAAGCCGGTCTTCGTCTCGGCGGGCCACCGCGTAACCCTCCCCAACGCCTGCGCCCACACCCTCGCACTGACCCCCGAGTACCGCTTGCCGGAGACGACGCGCAGGGCGGACGGATTGTGCCGGCGGGCGTTGAGGGAGGCGACCGGTACGGGGGCTTAG
- a CDS encoding MmcQ/YjbR family DNA-binding protein has product MAVPRTALKKWEKVREFALGMPGAVEEFPWGETVAKVNKKVFVFLGVDDGSYPLGVTLKLKDESAHAHALTCPGAEPAGYGLGKAGWVSIPLEQKGAPAAGLLCDWVEESYRVIAPKRLIAELDGRD; this is encoded by the coding sequence GTGGCCGTGCCCAGGACTGCCCTGAAGAAGTGGGAAAAAGTACGTGAGTTCGCCCTCGGGATGCCGGGCGCCGTCGAGGAGTTCCCGTGGGGCGAGACGGTCGCGAAGGTCAACAAGAAGGTGTTCGTCTTCCTCGGCGTCGACGACGGCAGCTATCCGCTGGGCGTCACGTTGAAGCTCAAGGACGAGTCGGCCCACGCCCACGCCCTGACCTGCCCGGGTGCCGAACCCGCCGGATACGGGCTGGGCAAGGCGGGCTGGGTGAGCATCCCGCTGGAGCAGAAGGGCGCCCCGGCGGCGGGGCTGCTGTGCGACTGGGTGGAGGAGAGCTACCGGGTGATCGCACCGAAACGGCTGATAGCGGAGCTGGACGGGCGCGACTGA
- a CDS encoding WD40/YVTN/BNR-like repeat-containing protein, with protein MRRSGSTRRVGHTFRTVAAGVACGAALAALTAVPAQAHGPQSRAPHWEAKDSGTPEVRFRGLSAVSRTTAWLAGTGGTVLRTTDGGASWRNVSPPGAAELQFRDVEAFDARRAVVLAIGEGEASRVYRTDDGGATWTESFRNTDARAFYDCMTFFDRRHGLAMSDPVDGRFRILSTSDGGRSWKVLPSAGMPAAQEGEAGFAASGQCLVSSGPKDVWLATGGAARARVLHSRDRGLTWTAADSPIPAGDPARGVFALAFRDRTHGLAVGGDYRPDQASPQAAARTGDGGAGWQPAALPVQAYRSGVAWLPHSRKAALAVGPSGTDLTTDGGRTWRTVDTGSYDTVDCTPDRGCWAAGEKGRVARLES; from the coding sequence ATGAGGCGTTCGGGGAGCACGCGACGGGTTGGCCATACATTTCGGACAGTGGCCGCGGGGGTGGCCTGCGGGGCGGCGCTCGCCGCGCTGACGGCCGTACCGGCACAGGCGCACGGGCCGCAGAGCCGGGCGCCGCACTGGGAAGCCAAGGACAGCGGTACGCCCGAGGTGCGTTTCCGGGGGCTGTCCGCCGTCAGCCGTACCACCGCGTGGCTGGCCGGAACCGGGGGCACCGTTCTGCGCACCACCGACGGCGGCGCGAGCTGGCGGAACGTCTCGCCGCCGGGCGCTGCCGAGCTGCAGTTCCGGGACGTCGAGGCGTTCGACGCGCGCCGCGCGGTGGTGCTGGCCATCGGGGAGGGCGAGGCGTCCCGCGTGTACCGCACGGACGACGGCGGCGCGACCTGGACCGAGTCCTTCCGCAACACCGACGCGCGGGCGTTCTACGACTGCATGACGTTCTTCGACCGCCGCCACGGCCTGGCCATGAGCGACCCGGTCGACGGCAGGTTCCGCATCCTGTCGACCAGCGACGGCGGCCGTTCCTGGAAGGTGCTGCCCAGTGCCGGCATGCCCGCGGCGCAGGAGGGCGAGGCCGGCTTCGCGGCGAGTGGGCAGTGCCTGGTCAGCTCCGGGCCGAAGGACGTCTGGCTGGCCACCGGCGGGGCCGCACGCGCGCGTGTGCTGCACTCCCGCGACCGGGGTCTGACCTGGACGGCCGCCGACTCGCCGATCCCGGCGGGCGATCCGGCCCGCGGCGTCTTCGCCCTCGCTTTCCGCGACCGCACGCACGGCCTCGCGGTCGGCGGCGACTACCGCCCCGATCAGGCCTCCCCGCAGGCCGCCGCCCGCACCGGCGACGGGGGCGCCGGTTGGCAGCCCGCCGCGCTGCCGGTGCAGGCCTACCGCTCCGGCGTGGCCTGGCTCCCGCACAGCCGCAAGGCCGCCCTCGCGGTCGGCCCCTCCGGCACCGACCTGACGACCGACGGCGGGCGCACCTGGCGGACCGTCGACACCGGGTCGTACGACACCGTGGACTGCACGCCGGACCGGGGGTGCTGGGCGGCGGGGGAGAAGGGCCGGGTCGCGCGGCTGGAGAGCTGA
- a CDS encoding SsgA family sporulation/cell division regulator — translation MSTVIEQPVEARLVAAAPRMPSIPATLHYDRSDPFAVRMTFPAPATLEGVEVCWTFSRELLLAGLEAPEGHGDVRVRPYGYDRTVLEFHAPEGTAVVHIRSGEIRQFLQSTSELVPLGLEHLQLDLDHDLAELMRDAC, via the coding sequence TTGTCCACCGTAATCGAGCAGCCCGTCGAGGCCCGTCTCGTCGCCGCCGCGCCGCGGATGCCGAGCATTCCGGCCACCCTTCACTACGACCGCAGCGACCCGTTCGCCGTGCGCATGACGTTCCCGGCCCCGGCCACCCTGGAGGGCGTGGAGGTCTGCTGGACCTTCAGCCGCGAGCTGCTCCTGGCCGGCCTGGAGGCACCCGAGGGCCACGGCGACGTCCGCGTGCGGCCGTACGGCTACGACCGTACGGTCCTGGAGTTCCACGCCCCCGAGGGCACCGCCGTCGTGCACATCCGCTCCGGCGAGATACGTCAATTCCTGCAGTCCACGAGCGAACTGGTGCCGCTCGGCCTGGAGCACCTCCAGCTGGATCTGGACCACGACCTGGCGGAGCTGATGCGGGACGCCTGCTGA
- a CDS encoding plasmid stabilization protein: MPRGSSPKRERQYEHIKESAQDRGESTGRAEEIAARTVNKERARSGESKTASRTSTQDMSSGKRGGQRSGKGSQGPTYDQLYEEAKQRNIRGRSDMNKTQLKQALGNK, translated from the coding sequence ATGCCACGCGGTTCGAGCCCCAAGCGGGAACGCCAGTACGAGCACATCAAGGAGAGCGCCCAGGACCGGGGCGAGAGTACCGGGCGAGCCGAGGAGATCGCGGCGCGGACGGTGAACAAGGAGCGCGCCCGGTCCGGCGAGTCGAAGACCGCCAGCCGCACGTCCACCCAGGACATGTCCTCCGGCAAGCGGGGCGGTCAGCGGTCGGGCAAGGGCTCTCAGGGGCCCACCTACGACCAGCTCTACGAGGAGGCCAAGCAGCGCAACATCCGCGGCCGTTCGGACATGAACAAGACCCAGCTCAAGCAGGCGCTGGGCAACAAGTGA